One Elusimicrobiota bacterium DNA segment encodes these proteins:
- a CDS encoding DUF4912 domain-containing protein has product MYEDSSSKIKGEQSYPFVDKTGLPRNYGDTKIIILPRDPMWMYAYWEVPPKVFSDLSKKLGEQNYNSSKWTLRIYDVTGVTFNGSNHHKYFDISIDYWAENWYINVREANRAWCVDLGIITPDGKFVTVVRSNVIIMPRQGISPITDEQWAMLQQEFERLLRLSGVDKIGKSSFDVAKLMRERWEEIVSISLPGSPMGASSWRKINVPEEKAKGFWLRADTELIVYGATESNAKLTVQGKDVRLNPDGSFSLRFYLPDGKQEYPIEATSADGKMKRQITFHVERKAK; this is encoded by the coding sequence ATGTATGAAGACTCTAGTTCAAAAATAAAAGGTGAACAATCCTATCCTTTTGTGGATAAAACCGGATTGCCCAGAAATTATGGTGATACAAAAATCATTATTCTCCCAAGAGATCCGATGTGGATGTATGCATATTGGGAAGTTCCTCCCAAAGTATTTTCTGACCTTAGCAAAAAACTCGGCGAGCAAAATTATAATTCAAGCAAATGGACGCTGCGGATTTACGATGTGACCGGGGTAACATTTAATGGGTCAAACCACCACAAATATTTTGATATTTCAATAGACTACTGGGCTGAAAACTGGTATATAAATGTCAGAGAAGCAAACAGGGCTTGGTGTGTTGATCTTGGCATTATAACCCCGGACGGAAAATTCGTAACAGTTGTAAGATCAAATGTAATCATCATGCCGCGCCAGGGAATTTCCCCTATTACGGATGAACAGTGGGCTATGCTTCAACAGGAATTTGAAAGGCTCTTGAGGCTTTCAGGCGTGGATAAGATAGGAAAAAGTTCTTTTGATGTAGCAAAGCTTATGCGCGAACGCTGGGAGGAAATAGTATCAATATCTTTGCCCGGCTCTCCGATGGGCGCAAGTTCTTGGAGAAAAATCAATGTTCCGGAAGAAAAAGCAAAAGGGTTCTGGCTTAGGGCTGATACCGAACTGATTGTGTACGGAGCAACAGAATCAAATGCAAAGCTGACCGTTCAGGGAAAAGATGTTAGGCTGAATCCTGACGGTTCTTTTTCACTCCGATTTTATTTGCCTGACGGCAAACAGGAATATCCCATTGAAGCCACTTCGGCAGATGGAAAAATGAAAAGGCAAATAACTTTCCACGTTGAACGAAAAGCCAAATAG
- a CDS encoding tetratricopeptide repeat protein codes for MIFLKIFAGIVFFFLGLIYLYKSDLVLSLNRIAREIIFNDRIILLKRKKLAILFFCLSFIALYMGFTSLANMLEDENEKRLTSMSVDHLMYTAMQDYCTGKFDKALEKYKTVLKSYPGNTEALKRIAYTYLAAGDKNKANQTWQRLSRIVPNDKEIKGNLKEFSK; via the coding sequence ATGATATTTTTAAAGATTTTTGCAGGCATTGTTTTTTTCTTTTTAGGCTTAATTTATTTGTATAAATCGGACCTAGTTTTAAGCCTGAACCGCATCGCACGCGAAATAATATTTAATGACCGGATTATACTTCTTAAGCGCAAAAAGCTTGCAATCTTATTCTTTTGCTTATCTTTTATAGCACTTTATATGGGCTTTACTTCGCTAGCCAATATGCTGGAAGATGAAAATGAAAAAAGATTGACCAGCATGAGTGTTGATCACTTGATGTATACGGCGATGCAGGATTACTGCACCGGAAAGTTTGATAAAGCTTTAGAAAAATATAAGACAGTTCTCAAATCCTATCCGGGCAACACTGAGGCTTTAAAAAGAATAGCATATACATACCTTGCGGCGGGCGATAAAAACAAAGCAAATCAGACATGGCAGCGCCTTTCAAGAATTGTCCCGAACGATAAAGAAATAAAAGGAAACTTAAAAGAATTCTCCAAATGA
- the aroE gene encoding shikimate dehydrogenase: MNITGQTKIFGIFGYPIKHTLSPSMHNAAFKSSNLNCMYIPFEVDPKDLKNAVLSLKSLNISGINVTVPLKERIIQYLDKIDPLAKKIGSVNTVKNVNGKLVGYNTDGKGFLKDLMNCGFNPKRKTALIIGAGGAGKAVASALSWAGAKKIYISDKRETLAEKLARKTKKAVYVPFKIWKTKIQNTDILVNATPVGMHKKDPGLIDPKFLKKNLFVYDLVYNRETKLLKDAKKLKLKAFSGLGMLLSQGAISFEIWTGKKAPVNVMKKTLLNSLKRSD; this comes from the coding sequence ATGAATATTACAGGCCAAACTAAAATTTTCGGTATTTTCGGCTATCCCATAAAACATACCCTTTCTCCGTCAATGCATAATGCTGCATTCAAATCTTCTAATCTTAACTGCATGTATATCCCTTTTGAGGTTGATCCCAAAGATTTAAAAAATGCGGTCCTGTCCTTAAAATCGCTTAATATTTCGGGCATTAACGTTACTGTTCCCCTCAAAGAAAGGATAATTCAATATTTGGATAAAATTGATCCTTTGGCAAAAAAGATCGGCAGTGTCAATACTGTAAAAAATGTAAACGGTAAATTAGTCGGATATAATACCGATGGAAAAGGATTTCTTAAAGATCTGATGAACTGCGGATTTAATCCTAAAAGAAAAACCGCTTTAATCATTGGTGCCGGCGGCGCCGGAAAAGCGGTAGCGTCTGCATTATCCTGGGCCGGGGCAAAAAAAATATATATATCCGACAAAAGAGAAACTCTTGCTGAAAAACTTGCAAGAAAAACAAAAAAAGCAGTATATGTACCCTTCAAAATATGGAAAACTAAAATTCAAAACACTGATATTTTAGTTAATGCGACTCCCGTAGGGATGCATAAAAAAGACCCCGGCCTTATTGATCCGAAATTTCTGAAAAAAAATCTTTTCGTCTATGATCTCGTTTACAACCGGGAAACAAAGTTGCTAAAGGATGCTAAAAAATTAAAGTTGAAAGCTTTTAGCGGACTCGGCATGCTTTTATCGCAAGGTGCGATATCATTTGAAATATGGACCGGAAAAAAAGCGCCGGTTAATGTTATGAAAAAAACCTTGCTCAATTCTTTAAAAAGGAGTGATTAA
- a CDS encoding PIN domain nuclease: MIIWLARILILLAGPTIAYFQVSKTLNAALIGFTLSLIIIIVELVIQSIPLDTLIIGILGIVLGLIIAKLLDYTIYLTENQKLYEIVRDFNLVIKIIFAYLGLVIAVHKKSELDLLDRDIFKKGARKRSTDVIILDTSAVIDGRIADIAETKFISAVLVLPRFVLEELQKLADSSDNHKRMRARRGLDIIAQLQKMEEVTVKIFDKDYPEIKEVDKKLLLLGKDLQAKIVTTDFNLNKIATLQGVTVLNINDLSNSLKPVYLPGETMMIFPVKEGKEQKQAVGYLDDGTMVVIEDGRRYIGKRIEVTVSSILQTSSGRMVFTHPASESNKDYSNGSPR, from the coding sequence TTGATTATCTGGCTTGCAAGAATACTTATTCTTTTAGCAGGGCCTACAATAGCCTATTTCCAGGTTTCTAAAACACTTAACGCCGCTTTGATTGGTTTTACCCTTTCATTGATAATTATTATAGTTGAACTGGTTATACAATCAATCCCTCTGGATACACTGATTATCGGAATCCTAGGCATCGTGCTTGGCTTAATTATAGCCAAACTTCTTGATTACACAATTTATCTTACTGAAAACCAGAAACTCTATGAAATTGTAAGAGATTTTAACCTTGTAATTAAAATCATTTTTGCTTACTTAGGCCTAGTGATAGCAGTTCACAAAAAAAGCGAACTAGACCTCTTAGACAGAGATATTTTCAAAAAAGGCGCGCGAAAAAGATCCACCGACGTAATTATTCTTGACACAAGCGCTGTTATTGACGGTAGAATAGCCGATATTGCTGAAACAAAATTTATATCCGCAGTCTTAGTTCTTCCCCGTTTTGTTTTGGAAGAACTTCAGAAACTTGCCGATTCATCGGATAACCATAAAAGGATGCGCGCAAGAAGAGGCCTTGATATTATTGCACAGCTTCAAAAAATGGAAGAAGTGACCGTAAAAATATTTGACAAAGACTATCCTGAGATAAAAGAAGTTGATAAAAAATTATTGCTTTTAGGCAAGGACCTCCAGGCAAAAATAGTTACCACTGATTTTAACCTTAATAAAATTGCAACTCTTCAGGGTGTTACCGTTTTAAACATTAATGATCTTTCTAATTCGTTAAAACCTGTATATCTTCCCGGCGAAACCATGATGATTTTTCCGGTTAAGGAAGGAAAAGAGCAGAAACAGGCTGTAGGGTATTTGGATGACGGGACAATGGTCGTCATAGAAGACGGAAGAAGATATATAGGAAAACGAATTGAAGTAACCGTATCATCAATTCTGCAGACTTCGTCAGGCCGCATGGTGTTTACCCATCCTGCAAGCGAATCCAACAAAGACTATTCAAACGGTTCACCCCGTTAG
- the ispD gene encoding 2-C-methyl-D-erythritol 4-phosphate cytidylyltransferase, with protein sequence MSAAAIIVAAGLGKRFSPDIPKQFVKLNGIPVFLWSVFAFKKSKIFSQIIVVVPKNYLLQLGPYANKYDIELIAGGKERFDSVKSGLRKLKKNIEYVAIHDGARPLIKIKEIIECFNAAKRYGAAIVAVPAKDTVKKVNASSFIEKTIPRNSVRLAQTPQIFKKTLIQKVYSRKISPKTTDDAQLIEIVGGKVKIVNGDYNNLKITEPRDLKIAELLLKSE encoded by the coding sequence ATGAGCGCAGCTGCCATAATTGTTGCCGCAGGATTAGGCAAAAGATTCAGCCCCGATATTCCTAAACAGTTTGTAAAACTTAACGGAATCCCCGTATTTTTATGGAGTGTTTTCGCTTTTAAAAAATCAAAAATATTCTCGCAGATAATTGTAGTGGTCCCAAAAAATTATCTGCTACAGCTTGGGCCCTATGCTAATAAATATGATATTGAGCTGATAGCCGGAGGAAAAGAAAGATTTGACTCTGTAAAATCAGGGCTTAGGAAACTAAAGAAAAATATAGAATACGTTGCGATACATGACGGGGCAAGGCCTCTTATAAAAATTAAAGAGATTATTGAATGTTTTAATGCGGCAAAAAGATACGGTGCAGCGATAGTTGCCGTGCCGGCAAAAGATACCGTAAAAAAGGTAAACGCTTCATCATTTATTGAAAAAACTATTCCGCGCAATTCCGTGCGGCTTGCCCAGACTCCGCAGATTTTCAAGAAAACTTTAATTCAAAAGGTTTACTCAAGAAAGATCTCCCCTAAAACTACCGATGACGCCCAGCTTATTGAAATAGTCGGTGGAAAAGTAAAAATTGTTAACGGGGATTACAACAATTTAAAGATAACCGAGCCAAGGGATTTAAAAATAGCTGAGTTGCTTTTGAAATCAGAATAA
- the ispF gene encoding 2-C-methyl-D-erythritol 2,4-cyclodiphosphate synthase, producing MLVGIGYDAHRFKKGRKLILGGIEIKYSLGLFGHSDADVLVHSIMDSLLGAAGMDDIGHLFPNDDLRYKNISSIILLKKVIEKLKSKKFKIKNIDSVIIAEKPKISPFILQMKKVLSKALSLPKERIGIKATTNEGMDFIGRGEGIASISIALIGKK from the coding sequence ATGCTTGTTGGAATAGGATACGATGCACATCGTTTTAAAAAAGGAAGAAAACTGATTTTGGGCGGAATAGAAATTAAATATTCTTTGGGCCTTTTTGGCCATAGTGACGCCGATGTTTTAGTTCATTCTATAATGGATTCCCTTTTAGGCGCTGCGGGAATGGATGATATCGGGCATTTGTTCCCAAACGATGACCTGCGCTACAAAAATATTTCAAGCATAATACTTCTTAAAAAAGTGATTGAAAAACTTAAATCAAAAAAATTTAAAATAAAAAACATTGATTCCGTAATAATTGCTGAAAAACCTAAAATTTCTCCTTTTATTTTACAAATGAAAAAAGTGTTGTCCAAAGCGCTTTCCCTGCCAAAGGAAAGAATAGGAATAAAAGCAACCACTAATGAAGGAATGGATTTTATAGGCCGCGGGGAAGGTATTGCCTCAATATCTATTGCCCTGATCGGAAAGAAATGA
- the cysS gene encoding cysteine--tRNA ligase, whose protein sequence is MKIFNTISKKKEEFKPLKKNKVTMYVCGITPYDEVHLGHARAYVTFDVIRRHFINSGYKVTYIQNFTDIDDKIIKRANELKVSPKKLAEKNIENYFLQIGKLNVLSADKYPKVTEYIPQIIKFIKKLIKKGAAYILDGDVYFSVRNFPDYGKLSKRNIEDLKSGARVEIDENKKDPLDFALWKKSKPEEPAEVSFDSPWGKGRPGWHIECSVMSTTILGDTIDIHGGGQDLIFPHHENEIAQTETATGKPFVRYWIHNGFVTINKEKMSKSLGNFFTLKDIFEKYEPRVVRYFLLSQHYRSPIDFSEEKLLAAKNALAGLDNTSIKLKTMFTNIGDLPSKEELSDEKSKAKSSFLEALDNDFNTENALSELHKLKYEMHGNPDRAFYNKAYNTLKMLMEKYIGIPLRESEAIPEKVITLLSQREEFRKQKDWKKSDQVRKQIEQLGYGIEDNPNAKSTAYKKI, encoded by the coding sequence ATAAAAATATTTAATACGATTTCTAAGAAAAAAGAAGAGTTTAAACCGCTTAAGAAAAATAAGGTAACAATGTATGTCTGCGGCATTACGCCCTATGATGAAGTTCATCTGGGCCATGCCCGCGCATATGTTACATTTGACGTTATCAGACGGCATTTTATAAACTCCGGTTATAAGGTAACTTATATCCAAAATTTTACGGACATTGATGACAAAATAATTAAACGGGCTAACGAGCTGAAAGTCAGCCCTAAAAAGCTGGCTGAAAAAAACATAGAAAACTACTTCCTTCAAATCGGTAAACTTAATGTTTTATCCGCCGATAAATACCCGAAAGTAACCGAATATATCCCGCAAATAATTAAGTTCATAAAAAAGCTCATAAAAAAAGGGGCTGCCTACATTTTAGACGGCGATGTGTATTTTTCGGTGCGCAATTTTCCGGATTACGGCAAACTTTCAAAAAGAAATATTGAGGATTTGAAAAGCGGCGCAAGAGTAGAAATAGATGAAAATAAAAAAGACCCTTTAGATTTTGCGCTCTGGAAAAAATCAAAGCCGGAAGAACCGGCCGAAGTATCGTTTGACAGCCCCTGGGGCAAAGGCCGCCCCGGCTGGCACATAGAATGCTCGGTGATGTCAACTACTATTCTCGGGGACACAATTGATATACACGGCGGCGGACAGGACCTGATTTTTCCCCACCATGAAAACGAGATCGCACAGACCGAAACCGCGACTGGTAAACCCTTCGTCAGATACTGGATTCACAACGGTTTTGTGACAATAAATAAAGAAAAGATGTCTAAATCCCTCGGCAACTTTTTTACCCTGAAAGATATATTTGAAAAATACGAGCCGCGCGTGGTAAGATATTTTCTCCTGTCCCAACACTACCGGAGCCCGATTGATTTTTCCGAAGAGAAGCTGCTGGCAGCAAAAAACGCGCTCGCAGGGCTCGACAATACCAGCATAAAGTTGAAGACCATGTTTACGAACATCGGAGACCTTCCCTCAAAAGAAGAATTGAGTGACGAGAAATCAAAAGCAAAAAGCAGTTTCCTTGAAGCTCTAGACAACGATTTCAATACAGAAAATGCACTTTCTGAACTGCACAAACTTAAATACGAAATGCACGGAAATCCTGACCGGGCATTCTATAACAAAGCATATAACACTCTGAAAATGTTAATGGAAAAATATATCGGTATTCCTTTGAGAGAATCTGAAGCAATCCCCGAAAAAGTGATTACTCTTCTTTCCCAACGAGAGGAATTCAGGAAACAAAAAGATTGGAAGAAATCAGATCAAGTGCGTAAACAGATCGAACAGTTGGGATATGGAATAGAAGATAATCCGAATGCAAAATCAACTGCGTACAAGAAAATATGA